The genomic interval CGTGCCCGATCTCTTGACCCTCGTGGATCGCCTTGACCGTCTCGGGCCGGTAGAGCTCGCCGTACGCCGCGAACCAGTCGGCGTGGGTCCTGGCCACCTCGTAGCGGTTCATCGTGAACAGCTGCGCGCGGATCTGCTCGAAGTCGGCCATGACCGGGACCCGGCGTACGTCGAAACCGGCCGCCCGCAACAGCTGAACCTGGGCGTCGAAGGCGGCGAGTGCCTCCGCCCCGGCGCACTCCAGATACGGGCCCTCCGGGACGCCGAGCACCGGCAGGGCGGAGGGGGCAGCGACCGGGTGCCAGCCGTCGCACACCGCACCCGCCGCCAGTGCGACCCCCGCGACGTCGGACGCGTAAAGGCCCAGCGTGTCGAACGACGGCGCGTTGGCGATCACGCCGTCCATGGGGATGCGGCCGTACGTCGGCTTGAATCCGGTCACTCCGCAGTACGCGGCGGGGCGGATCACCGAGCCGACCGTCTGCGTGCCGACGGCCAGCGGCACCATCCCGGCGGCGACCGCGGCCGCGGAACCGCTGCTCGAACCGCCCGGCGTGTGCTCCGGGTTGTGCGGGTTGCGCGTCGGGCCCGGCGCCAGCACGGCGAACTCGGCGGTCACCGTCTTGCCCGCGACCAGCGCTCCGGCCCGCCGCAACCGGCCGACCACGGTGGCTTCTTCGCCCGCCAGCACCTCGGGCGGCAGCGCGGACCCGGCCCGGGTCGCCAGCCCGTCGACGCGCACGATGTCCTTGATGCCGACCGGGATCCCGTACAGCG from Streptomyces spiramyceticus carries:
- a CDS encoding amidase; translation: MNNDRFDIDIDIDQLDEKIRAFVPEPDRGGRLRAEAAAIEARWPDPAARPALYGIPVGIKDIVRVDGLATRAGSALPPEVLAGEEATVVGRLRRAGALVAGKTVTAEFAVLAPGPTRNPHNPEHTPGGSSSGSAAAVAAGMVPLAVGTQTVGSVIRPAAYCGVTGFKPTYGRIPMDGVIANAPSFDTLGLYASDVAGVALAAGAVCDGWHPVAAPSALPVLGVPEGPYLECAGAEALAAFDAQVQLLRAAGFDVRRVPVMADFEQIRAQLFTMNRYEVARTHADWFAAYGELYRPETVKAIHEGQEIGHEAYARAQREREEFRDRIAASMTAHGIDLWITPAATGPAPRGLETTGSSIMCLPWSNAGLPSLAVPAGWSGSLPLGLQLVGAHGADEQLLAWARGVAAAVAGSGRG